The following proteins are encoded in a genomic region of Pseudorca crassidens isolate mPseCra1 chromosome 5, mPseCra1.hap1, whole genome shotgun sequence:
- the MASP1 gene encoding mannan-binding lectin serine protease 1 isoform X4 — protein MPANSRDTQGPQNKDKASLTPHRGRARRQVRPGGPGSQEHPRQENEVETEEQVLATFCGRETTDTEQTPGQEVVLSPGSFMSITFRSDFSNEERFTGFEAHYMAVDVDECMERKDEELSCDHYCHNYIGGYYCSCRFGYILHTDNRTCRVECSDNLFTQRTGVITSPDFPSPYPKSSECVYTIELEEGFMITLQFEDIFDIEDHPEVSCPYDYIKIKTGPKVLGPFCGEKAPEPINTQSHSVQILFRSDNSGENRGWRLLYRATGNECPKLQPPVHGNIEPLQAKYFFKDQVLISCDTGHKVLKDNVEMDTFQIECLKDGTWSNKIPTCKIVDCGAPAELENGLVTFSTRNNLTTYKSEIRYSCQQPYYKMLHSITDVYTCSAQGVWMNEVLGRSQPTCLPACGQPSRSLPNLVKRIIGGRNAEPGLFPWQALIVVEDTSRVPNDKWFGSGALLSESWILTAAHVLRSQRRDNTVTPVSKEHVTVYLGLHDVRDKSGAVNSSAARVVLHPDFDIQNYNHDIALVQLREPVPLGPHIMPICLPRPEPEGPAPHMLGLVAGWGISNPNVTVDEIISSGTRTLSDVLQYVKLPVVPHAECKTSYESRSGNYSVTENMFCAGYYEGGKDTCLGDSGGAFVILDDSSQRWVAQGLVSWGGPEECGSKQVYGVYTKVSNYVDWVWEQIGSPRGLGELQVER, from the exons GTAGAAACTGAGGAGCAGGTGCTGGCAACCTTCTGTGGCAGGGAGACCACAGACACAGAACAGACCCCTGGCCAGGAAGTGGTCCTCTCCCCTGGCTCCTTCATGTCTATCACTTTCCGTTCAGATTTCTCCAACGAGGAGCGATTCACAGGCTTTGAGGCCCACTACATGGCTGTGG ATGTGGACGAGTGCATGGAGCGGAAAGACGAGGAGCTGTCCTGTGACCACTACTGCCATAACTACATCGGCGGCTACTACTGCTCCTGCCGCTTCGGCTACATCCTCCACACAGACAACAGGACCTGTCGAG TGGAGTGCAGTGACAACCTCTTCACGCAGAGGACTGGCGTGATCACCAGCCCCGACTTCCCCAGCCCTTACCCTAAGAGCTCCGAATGCGTCTACACCATTGAGCTGGAGGAGGGTTTCATGATCACCCTGCAGTTTGAGGACATTTTCGACATTGAGGACCATCCTGAGGTGTCCTGCCCCTATGACTACATCAAG ATTAAAACCGGTCCAAAAGTTCTGGGGCCCTTCTGTGGAGAGAAAGCCCCAGAACCCATCAATACCCAGAGCCACAGCGTTCAGATCCTGTTCCGCAGTGACAACTCAGGCGAGAACCGGGGCTGGAGGCTGTTGTACAGGGCAACAG GGAATGAGTGCCCCAAGCTGCAGCCTCCTGTTCATGGGAATATCGAGCCCTTGCAAGCCAAGTACTTTTTCAAAGACCAGGTGCTCATCAGCTGTGACACAGGCCACAAAGTGCTGAAG GATAATGTGGAGATGGACACGTTCCAGATCGAGTGTCTGAAGGATGGGACGTGGAGTAACAAGATTCCCACCTGTAAAA TTGTGGACTGTGGAGCCCCGGCAGAGCTGGAAAACGGACTGGTCACATTTTCCACCAGAAACAACCTTACCACATACAAATCTGAGATCAGATACTCCTGCCAGCAGCCCTACTACAAGATGCTGCACAGTATCACAG aTGTATATACGTGTTCTGCCCAAGGAGTCTGGATGAATGAAGTCCTGGGGAGAAGCCAGCCCACCTGCCTGCCAG CGTGTGGCCAGCCCTCGCGCTCCCTGCCAAACCTGGTCAAGCGGATCATCGGGGGCCGGAATGCTGAGCCCGGCCTCTTCCCGTGGCAGGCCCTGATTGTGGTGGAAGACACCTCAAGGGTGCCCAATGACAAGTGGTTTGGGAGCGGGGCCCTGCTCTCTGAGTCCTGGATCCTCACGGCAGCCCACGTGCTGCGCTCCCAGCGCAGAGACAACACGGTGACACCAGTCTCCAAGGAGCACGTCACCGTCTACCTGGGCCTGCATGACGTGCGGGACAAATCGGGGGCTGTCAACAGCTCGGCCGCCCGAGTGGTGCTCCACCCAGACTTCGACATCCAGAACTACAACCACGACATTGCTCTGGTGCAGCTGCGGGAGCCCGTGCCCCTGGGGCCTCATATCATGCCCATCTGCCTGCCGCGACCCGAGCCCGAAGGCCCGGCGCCCCACATGCTGGGGCTGGTAGCTGGTTGGGGCATCTCCAATCCTAACGTGACGGTGGACGAGATCATCAGCAGTGGCACGCGGACCTTGTCAGACGTCCTGCAGTACGTCAAGTTACCCGTGGTGCCGCACGCCGAGTGCAAGACTAGCTACGAGTCCCGGTCAGGCAACTACAGCGTCACAGAGAACATGTTCTGTGCCGGCTACTACGAGGGTGGCAAGGACACGTGCCTGGGGGACAGCGGCGGCGCCTTTGTCATCCTCGACGACTCGAGCCAGCGCTGGGTGGCCCAAGGCCTGGTGTCCTGGGGGGGCCCCGAAGAATGTGGCAGCAAGCAGGTGTATGGGGTCTACACCAAGGTCTCCAACTACGTGGACTGGGTGTGGGAGCAGATAGGCTCCCCGCGGGGCCTGGGGGAGCTCCAGGTGGAGCGGTGA